From a region of the Polynucleobacter corsicus genome:
- a CDS encoding NAD-dependent epimerase/dehydratase family protein — MNTKKSKAFVVGASGYIGSQLLDKSSNFFSSFGTTSSINSMGLLYLKINDPLGFDYEKISSDDTIFLAAAISSPDICEHKSEYAWSVNVSGTIRFISKVIERGARVIFFSSDTVYGERQCIFNETASINPSGGYAQMKAEVENQFQDEPLFKAIRLSYVFSRDDKFTKYLTGCHQQGVVAEIFHPFYRSIIHRDDVVDGAIALARFWGDYPQRIINFGGPEVLSRVDFAQQIKNGALANLLYEVIEPAPEFFKNRPRTIAMSSDYLPLLLGRPPHTLTDAVRVEFNEQSFKSKLDA, encoded by the coding sequence GTGAATACCAAAAAGTCTAAAGCCTTTGTTGTTGGCGCTTCAGGGTACATTGGAAGTCAACTGCTCGATAAGTCGTCTAATTTTTTTTCCTCCTTTGGAACAACTTCATCTATAAATTCAATGGGATTATTGTATCTAAAGATTAATGATCCATTGGGTTTTGATTATGAAAAAATTTCATCGGACGATACAATTTTTTTAGCGGCCGCAATTTCTTCTCCGGATATATGCGAACATAAGAGCGAATATGCTTGGAGCGTTAATGTTTCTGGGACTATCAGGTTTATTTCGAAAGTCATTGAGCGCGGCGCGAGAGTGATATTTTTTTCGAGTGATACCGTTTATGGTGAGCGCCAATGTATTTTTAATGAGACTGCAAGTATTAATCCGTCAGGTGGATATGCGCAAATGAAGGCTGAAGTTGAAAATCAGTTTCAAGATGAGCCGCTTTTTAAAGCCATTAGACTTTCTTATGTCTTCTCTCGAGATGATAAATTTACAAAATATTTAACAGGTTGCCATCAACAGGGTGTTGTGGCGGAAATTTTCCATCCATTTTATCGTTCAATTATTCATCGCGATGATGTTGTGGATGGCGCAATTGCTCTCGCTCGATTTTGGGGTGATTACCCGCAACGCATTATTAATTTTGGGGGTCCTGAGGTACTTTCAAGGGTTGATTTTGCCCAACAAATTAAGAATGGTGCGCTCGCTAATTTGCTTTATGAGGTGATCGAACCAGCCCCAGAATTTTTTAAAAATAGGCCTCGAACTATTGCTATGTCCTCAGACTACTTGCCCTTGCTTTTAGGTAGACCCCCTCACACATTAACGGATGCCGTGCGTGTTGAATTTAATGAACAAAGTTTTAAATCTAAGTTGGATGCATGA
- a CDS encoding GDP-mannose 4,6-dehydratase: MMLNKILITGITGQVGSQLADYVLQHTALEVVGVMRWQEPIDNLYHLTARINSKDRISLQYGDLNDYASISRILQEVRPRYISHLAAQSYPKTSFNIPIETLQTNIIGTANLLESIRQLKESDGFDPVVHICSSSEVYGRAKPGTPLAENTAFHGASPYSISKIGTDYLGQFYGEAYGIKTFVTRMGTHSGPRRSDVFFESTVAKQIALIEAGHQEPVIRVGNLSSTRTFQDARDAVRAYFLLLEASEAGTIKCGDYFNIAGEEVFKLPEVIELLISMSTRKDIKVVTDEERLRPIDADYQMFDNSKIKSAINWKPEIAARDMFSDLLNHWRSEISKGKIPLNR, encoded by the coding sequence ATGATGCTTAATAAAATATTAATTACCGGAATAACAGGTCAAGTGGGCTCTCAATTGGCAGATTATGTTTTGCAGCATACTGCGCTTGAGGTGGTGGGTGTTATGCGTTGGCAGGAGCCAATCGACAACCTATATCATTTGACGGCTCGGATTAATAGTAAAGACAGAATAAGTCTTCAGTACGGAGATTTGAATGACTATGCATCTATATCCCGAATCTTGCAGGAAGTGAGACCTCGTTATATTTCTCATTTGGCTGCTCAATCGTACCCCAAGACATCATTCAATATACCGATTGAGACATTGCAAACTAACATCATTGGCACTGCTAATCTTCTTGAGAGTATTCGGCAGTTAAAAGAGTCGGATGGCTTTGATCCGGTGGTGCATATTTGCTCTTCAAGTGAGGTTTATGGCAGAGCAAAGCCAGGCACCCCATTGGCCGAGAATACGGCTTTCCACGGGGCAAGTCCATACAGCATTAGCAAGATTGGAACTGATTATTTAGGACAGTTTTACGGTGAGGCTTATGGAATAAAAACTTTTGTAACGAGAATGGGAACTCATTCTGGGCCTCGCCGCAGCGATGTTTTTTTTGAGAGCACCGTTGCTAAGCAAATTGCATTAATTGAAGCTGGACACCAAGAGCCGGTAATTAGGGTTGGCAATTTATCAAGTACACGAACCTTTCAGGACGCAAGGGATGCAGTAAGGGCATATTTTTTATTGCTTGAGGCAAGCGAGGCCGGGACAATTAAGTGCGGCGACTATTTCAATATTGCCGGTGAGGAAGTCTTTAAGTTACCAGAGGTTATTGAGTTACTTATTAGCATGAGTACTCGAAAAGATATAAAAGTTGTCACTGATGAAGAGAGGCTGCGCCCTATTGATGCGGACTATCAAATGTTTGATAATTCAAAAATTAAGTCAGCTATTAATTGGAAGCCTGAGATAGCTGCTAGAGATATGTTTAGCGACCTTTTAAATCATTGGAGGAGTGAAATTTCTAAAGGAAAAATTCCACTTAATAGATAA